In one Roseomonas haemaphysalidis genomic region, the following are encoded:
- a CDS encoding aconitase/3-isopropylmalate dehydratase large subunit family protein yields MRDGTITQKILAAHAVGGEAPAGAIVTIRPDVVLLNDVSGPLSFEQFDRMGAARPFDPERIVLVADHFAPAPDIVAAGAIALTRDFAKAHGIRHYYEPGRGGIEHTLLAELGMVGHGTIVFGADSHTCTAGAFNALGIGFGSTDLAGALAMGQLWMRVPDSIRVELTGQPGPYVTGKDVILELIRRIGSDGAADAALEFGGPGVAALAIDERMAVANMAVEAGADTCVFEGDAASTADMVKRGVPAAAAVAADPDAVYRQRIEIDLSSLTPMVARPPSPASGVAVGALRGQKVDQVYVGNCSNGTMTDLRQCAEMLRGRQIAPGVRMVVVPATQKIWREALAEGLLDVFAAAGAAVSTPTCGACFGGHMGILAAGETAIATTNRNYRGRMGHPDSQVFLANAWVAAAAAVAGEIVPPEDVARMLETVA; encoded by the coding sequence ATGCGGGACGGCACCATCACGCAGAAGATCCTGGCCGCGCATGCGGTTGGCGGCGAGGCCCCGGCCGGCGCCATCGTCACCATCCGCCCGGACGTGGTGCTGCTGAACGACGTGTCCGGCCCGCTGTCCTTCGAGCAGTTCGATCGGATGGGCGCGGCCCGACCCTTCGACCCCGAGCGCATCGTGCTGGTGGCCGACCACTTCGCCCCCGCGCCGGACATCGTGGCGGCCGGCGCCATCGCCCTGACGCGCGATTTCGCCAAGGCACACGGCATCCGCCATTACTACGAGCCGGGCCGCGGCGGCATCGAGCACACGCTGCTGGCGGAGCTCGGCATGGTCGGCCACGGCACCATCGTCTTCGGCGCCGACAGCCACACCTGCACGGCAGGCGCCTTCAACGCCCTGGGCATCGGCTTCGGCTCCACCGACCTCGCCGGCGCCCTGGCCATGGGGCAGCTCTGGATGCGCGTGCCCGACAGCATCCGCGTCGAGCTGACCGGGCAGCCCGGCCCCTATGTGACGGGCAAGGACGTGATCCTGGAGCTGATCCGCCGCATCGGCTCGGACGGCGCCGCCGATGCCGCGCTGGAATTCGGCGGCCCGGGCGTGGCGGCGCTGGCGATCGACGAGCGGATGGCGGTGGCCAACATGGCGGTGGAGGCCGGTGCCGACACCTGCGTGTTCGAGGGCGATGCGGCGTCCACGGCCGACATGGTCAAGCGCGGGGTGCCGGCGGCCGCGGCCGTGGCCGCCGACCCCGACGCCGTGTATCGCCAGCGCATCGAGATCGACCTTTCCTCGCTGACGCCCATGGTGGCCAGGCCCCCCTCCCCGGCCTCGGGCGTCGCGGTCGGTGCCCTGCGCGGGCAGAAGGTGGACCAGGTCTATGTCGGCAACTGCTCCAACGGCACCATGACCGACCTGCGGCAATGCGCCGAGATGCTGCGCGGCCGGCAGATCGCCCCCGGCGTCCGCATGGTGGTGGTTCCCGCCACCCAGAAGATCTGGCGCGAGGCGCTGGCGGAAGGGTTGCTGGATGTCTTCGCCGCCGCCGGCGCCGCCGTTTCCACCCCCACCTGCGGCGCCTGCTTCGGCGGCCACATGGGCATCCTGGCCGCCGGCGAAACCGCCATCGCCACCACCAACCGCAACTATCGCGGCCGCATGGGGCACCCGGACAGCCAAGTGTTCCTGGCCAATGCCTGGGTCGCCGCCGCCGCCGCCGTGGCCGGCGAGATCGTCCCGCCCGAGGACGTCGCCCGCATGCTGGAGACCGTTGCATGA
- a CDS encoding 3-isopropylmalate dehydratase small subunit, whose protein sequence is MSTFQGRVHRFGDEVNTDVILPGRYLSLRKPEELGQHCMEGLDPDFVKRVRPGDILAVGRNFGCGSSREHAVIALKAAGVAAIVAHSAARIFFRNAVNLGLPVLLCPEGAAALRADEDARIDLDSMTVAQGSMQWQALPLGDEVRAILAAGGLVPRVRAALAA, encoded by the coding sequence ATGAGCACCTTTCAGGGCCGCGTTCACCGCTTCGGCGACGAGGTGAACACCGACGTCATCCTGCCCGGCCGCTACCTGTCCCTGCGCAAGCCGGAGGAGCTGGGCCAGCACTGCATGGAAGGGCTGGACCCTGACTTCGTGAAGCGCGTGCGGCCGGGCGACATCCTGGCCGTCGGCCGCAACTTCGGCTGCGGTTCCTCGCGCGAGCATGCGGTGATCGCGCTCAAGGCCGCCGGCGTCGCGGCCATCGTGGCGCACAGCGCGGCGCGCATCTTCTTTCGCAACGCCGTCAACCTCGGCCTGCCCGTGCTGCTTTGCCCCGAGGGTGCGGCGGCGCTGCGGGCGGACGAGGACGCACGCATCGACCTGGACAGCATGACCGTGGCGCAGGGCAGCATGCAGTGGCAGGCCTTGCCGCTGGGCGATGAAGTCCGCGCCATCCTGGCCGCCGGCGGGCTGGTGCCGCGCGTCCGCGCCGCGCTGGCGGCTTAA
- a CDS encoding isocitrate lyase/PEP mutase family protein, with product MADPRLKAALAAKQFVVAPGIFDMISARIADRMGFNALYATGYGTVASHLGIPDAGVATFTDMVSRMARFAQGSTTPVIADADTGYGGLLNVRHTVMGYEAGGVTAIQLEDQEVPKKCGHTPGRRVIPAEEMALKIEVAAEARKSSDFLIIARTDARTTLGLDEAIRRGKLYRQAGADIVFIESPESEDEMKRIGQEIDAPLLANNVDGGGRTPILSAEKLASFGYDIAIYPAVGFLTVAQALENSYRHLLQHGDTNGLPEGVIYDFGKMNELMGFPEVWDFDKRWARPDAKQAAE from the coding sequence ATGGCCGATCCCCGCCTCAAGGCAGCCCTCGCCGCCAAGCAGTTCGTCGTCGCCCCCGGCATCTTCGACATGATCTCCGCCCGCATCGCGGACCGCATGGGCTTCAACGCGCTGTATGCCACCGGCTACGGCACTGTCGCCTCGCATCTCGGCATCCCCGACGCGGGCGTGGCCACCTTCACCGACATGGTGTCCCGCATGGCGCGCTTCGCGCAGGGCAGCACCACGCCGGTGATCGCCGATGCCGACACCGGCTACGGCGGCCTGCTGAACGTGCGCCACACCGTGATGGGGTATGAGGCCGGCGGCGTGACGGCGATCCAGCTGGAAGACCAGGAAGTGCCCAAGAAGTGCGGCCACACCCCCGGCCGCCGCGTGATCCCGGCCGAGGAGATGGCGCTGAAGATCGAGGTCGCCGCGGAGGCCCGCAAAAGCAGCGACTTCCTGATCATCGCCCGCACCGACGCCCGCACCACGCTGGGCCTGGACGAGGCGATCCGCCGCGGCAAGCTGTACCGCCAGGCCGGCGCCGACATCGTCTTCATCGAAAGCCCGGAATCCGAGGACGAGATGAAGCGCATCGGCCAGGAGATCGACGCGCCGCTGCTGGCCAACAACGTCGACGGCGGCGGCCGCACGCCGATCCTGTCGGCCGAGAAGCTTGCCTCCTTCGGCTACGACATCGCCATCTACCCGGCGGTGGGCTTCCTGACGGTCGCGCAGGCGCTGGAGAATTCCTACCGCCACCTGCTGCAGCACGGCGACACCAACGGCCTGCCCGAGGGCGTGATCTACGACTTCGGCAAGATGAACGAGCTGATGGGCTTCCCCGAGGTCTGGGACTTCGACAAGCGCTGGGCGCGGCCGGACGCCAAGCAGGCGGCGGAATAA
- a CDS encoding iron-containing alcohol dehydrogenase produces MLAMNFATTPRIVLRDGALDKLPAILAEFGVRHVALVTDAGLVRAGLVAPVEASLRAAGLSVTLYDAVQADPPEHIVLGAVEQLRAAGVDGVFALGGGSAMDVAKLVAYLLRSPCALDTIYGVDLARGARLPLVLAPTTAGTGSEVTPISIVTTAGDEKRGVVSRRLLPDVALLDPALTLGLPGPVTAATGIDAMVHAIEAFTSKRLKNPLSDVLAQQALALLSANLPRVLANGRDVEARGAMLLGSCLAGMAFANAPVAAVHALAYPLGGRYHVPHGLSNALMLLPVLRFNLAAAAPLYAQLASSVGATAQTAEGFLAAIETLVAGCDMPKRLHELQVTRDSLPQLARDAMQQQRLLINNPVEVSEADALRLYEEAF; encoded by the coding sequence ATGCTGGCGATGAACTTCGCGACCACCCCGCGCATCGTGCTGCGCGACGGCGCGCTGGACAAGCTGCCGGCGATCCTGGCCGAGTTCGGCGTCCGCCACGTGGCCTTGGTCACCGACGCCGGGCTGGTGCGCGCCGGGCTGGTGGCGCCGGTGGAGGCATCGTTGCGCGCGGCGGGGCTTTCCGTCACGCTGTATGATGCCGTGCAGGCCGACCCGCCGGAGCACATCGTGCTCGGCGCGGTGGAGCAGCTGCGGGCGGCGGGCGTGGATGGCGTCTTCGCCCTCGGCGGCGGCAGCGCCATGGATGTCGCGAAGCTGGTCGCCTACCTGCTCCGCTCGCCCTGCGCGCTGGACACCATCTACGGCGTCGACCTCGCCCGCGGCGCGCGCCTGCCGCTGGTGCTGGCGCCGACCACGGCCGGCACCGGGTCCGAGGTCACGCCCATCTCCATCGTCACCACGGCGGGCGACGAGAAGCGGGGCGTCGTGTCCCGCCGCCTGTTGCCCGATGTGGCGCTGCTGGACCCTGCGCTGACGCTCGGCCTGCCCGGCCCGGTGACGGCGGCCACCGGCATCGACGCCATGGTGCATGCCATCGAGGCCTTCACCAGCAAACGCCTGAAGAATCCGCTATCGGACGTGCTGGCGCAGCAGGCGCTGGCGCTGCTTTCGGCCAACCTGCCGCGCGTCCTGGCGAACGGCAGGGATGTCGAGGCGCGCGGCGCCATGCTGCTGGGCTCCTGCCTCGCCGGCATGGCCTTCGCCAATGCGCCGGTGGCTGCCGTGCACGCGCTCGCCTATCCGCTGGGCGGTCGCTACCACGTGCCGCACGGGCTTTCCAACGCGCTGATGCTGTTGCCGGTGCTGCGCTTCAACCTGGCCGCCGCCGCGCCGCTCTACGCGCAGCTCGCCTCCTCGGTGGGCGCCACGGCGCAAACGGCGGAGGGCTTCCTGGCGGCCATCGAGACGCTGGTGGCGGGCTGCGACATGCCCAAGCGGCTGCATGAGCTGCAGGTGACGCGCGACAGCCTGCCGCAGCTGGCGCGCGACGCCATGCAGCAGCAGCGCCTGTTGATCAACAACCCGGTGGAGGTCTCCGAGGCCGACGCCCTGCGGCTCTACGAAGAGGCGTTCTGA
- a CDS encoding Bug family tripartite tricarboxylate transporter substrate binding protein translates to MTTKTILTRRALGGLAAGLLATPALGAPAAAAWPDRPVRMVVPFGAGGAIDTLARVFGQRFQEFANGQSLVIENRSGAGGLVAGAYVTQQPPDGYTLMMADIGANAIGKELNPRIGYDPMTGFTPIMQGAKLNATLMANPKVKEQTVAEIIARAKAEPDYYTYASAGVGNGSHLFMALLERQAGISMVHVPYRSGSEAVTAVMRGDAQFVFPTLSSGLQMVRGGQIRAVAMGGPATDMLPGVPAIADTLPGFDVAIWYAFAAPPGMDPALADRINAVLNQIAALPEVRKAVAESQAGVVVGGTRKEFADFLKAEYDRWTPVIREGGIRVE, encoded by the coding sequence ATGACAACAAAGACCATCCTGACCCGCCGCGCCCTTGGCGGGCTGGCCGCCGGCCTGCTCGCCACCCCTGCCCTGGGCGCCCCCGCTGCCGCCGCCTGGCCGGACCGGCCGGTGCGCATGGTGGTGCCCTTCGGGGCCGGCGGCGCCATCGACACCCTGGCCCGCGTCTTCGGACAGCGCTTCCAGGAATTCGCCAACGGCCAATCGCTGGTGATCGAGAACCGCTCCGGCGCCGGCGGGCTGGTGGCGGGCGCCTATGTGACGCAGCAGCCGCCCGACGGCTACACGCTGATGATGGCCGACATCGGCGCCAACGCCATCGGCAAGGAATTGAACCCGCGCATCGGCTACGACCCGATGACCGGCTTCACGCCCATCATGCAGGGCGCCAAGCTCAACGCGACGCTGATGGCCAATCCCAAGGTCAAGGAGCAGACGGTCGCCGAGATCATCGCACGCGCCAAGGCGGAGCCGGACTACTACACCTATGCCTCGGCCGGCGTCGGCAACGGCAGCCACCTGTTCATGGCGCTGCTGGAACGCCAGGCCGGCATCTCCATGGTGCACGTCCCCTACCGCAGCGGTTCCGAGGCCGTTACGGCGGTGATGCGCGGCGACGCGCAGTTCGTGTTCCCCACCCTGTCCTCCGGCCTGCAGATGGTGCGTGGTGGCCAGATCCGCGCGGTGGCCATGGGCGGCCCGGCGACGGACATGCTGCCCGGCGTGCCCGCCATCGCGGACACGCTCCCCGGCTTCGACGTCGCCATCTGGTACGCCTTCGCCGCACCGCCGGGCATGGACCCGGCGCTGGCCGACCGCATCAACGCGGTGCTCAACCAGATCGCGGCACTGCCCGAGGTGCGCAAGGCGGTGGCCGAAAGCCAGGCGGGCGTCGTGGTCGGCGGCACGCGAAAGGAATTCGCCGACTTCCTGAAGGCCGAATACGACCGCTGGACCCCGGTGATCCGCGAAGGCGGCATCCGCGTCGAGTGA
- a CDS encoding P1 family peptidase has product MDLNLLTDIPGLRVGHATDPALGSGVTAILFDAPAVAAVAIGGGAPGTRDTDLLRTDMTLERVDAIVLSGGSTFGLDAAGGVQAALREDGRGIRFGGVNVPLAPQAILFDLLNGGDKDWGRFSPYRELGYQAARAAATGAFALGSVGAGTGATTATVKGGLGSASTVTAQGHRVAAIMAVNAVGTPLIGDGPWFWAAPFECGNEFGGRGLPEFRPEYLTPRLKGGPGTATTIGLVVTDAALSKVQARRLATMGDDGLARAILPAHAPTDGDTLFAASTGTRELHDPIAELTQLGHAATQVVARAVARAIYHARSLAWPGAQPAWVDRFESGKATHA; this is encoded by the coding sequence ATGGACCTGAACCTGCTGACCGACATCCCCGGCCTCCGCGTCGGCCATGCCACCGACCCGGCGCTGGGCTCCGGCGTCACCGCCATCCTGTTCGATGCGCCGGCCGTCGCCGCCGTGGCCATCGGCGGCGGTGCCCCCGGCACGCGCGACACCGACCTGCTGCGCACCGACATGACGCTGGAGCGCGTGGACGCCATCGTGCTGTCCGGCGGCTCGACCTTCGGGCTGGACGCGGCGGGGGGCGTGCAGGCGGCACTGCGGGAAGACGGGCGCGGCATCCGCTTCGGCGGCGTGAACGTTCCACTGGCGCCCCAGGCCATCCTGTTCGACCTGCTGAACGGCGGCGACAAGGACTGGGGCCGCTTCAGCCCGTACCGCGAACTGGGCTACCAGGCGGCGCGCGCCGCCGCCACTGGCGCCTTCGCGCTCGGTTCCGTGGGCGCCGGCACGGGGGCCACCACAGCCACGGTCAAGGGCGGGCTGGGCTCGGCCAGCACCGTCACGGCGCAGGGCCACCGCGTGGCGGCGATCATGGCGGTGAACGCGGTCGGCACGCCGTTGATCGGCGATGGCCCCTGGTTCTGGGCTGCGCCCTTCGAATGCGGCAACGAGTTCGGCGGGCGGGGCCTGCCGGAGTTCCGCCCGGAATACCTGACGCCGCGCCTGAAGGGCGGTCCTGGCACCGCCACCACCATCGGGCTGGTGGTGACGGATGCGGCGCTATCCAAGGTCCAGGCCCGGCGGCTGGCCACCATGGGGGACGACGGGCTGGCCCGCGCCATCCTGCCCGCCCATGCGCCGACCGATGGCGACACCCTGTTCGCCGCCTCGACCGGGACGCGGGAGTTGCACGATCCCATCGCCGAGCTCACGCAACTCGGCCATGCGGCGACCCAGGTGGTGGCAAGGGCCGTCGCGCGCGCCATCTACCATGCCCGGTCCCTGGCCTGGCCCGGCGCGCAGCCGGCCTGGGTGGACCGATTCGAAAGCGGAAAGGCGACACACGCATGA
- a CDS encoding zinc-binding alcohol dehydrogenase family protein produces the protein MKAVGYHAPGDASALDDIERPHPHPEVHDLVVEVRAISVNPVDTKVLGRAAPNGNEPGVLGFDAAGVVRTVGPAVTLFRPGDEVFYAGALNRPGSNAEFQAVDERLVGRKPANLSFAEAAAMPLTSLTAWELLFDRLKVSRQSTGTLLVINGAGGVGSVLIQMARQLTGLTVVATASRPESIDWCKRMGAHHVIDHHRPLDEALKDAGIEQAEYVASLTGSDEHLPAIAKLIAPQGHLALIDDPKVFDIVPLKTKSITVSWELMFTRSLFQTPDMAAQHQALNEVASLLEAGTLKTTLQQHYGTISAANLRRAHELLRSGRSIGKVVLEGFAA, from the coding sequence ATGAAAGCCGTTGGCTACCACGCTCCGGGCGACGCATCGGCCCTGGACGACATCGAGCGGCCGCACCCGCACCCCGAGGTCCATGACCTGGTGGTGGAGGTCCGCGCCATCTCGGTCAACCCGGTGGATACCAAGGTGCTGGGCCGCGCGGCGCCCAATGGCAACGAGCCGGGCGTGCTGGGCTTCGACGCCGCCGGCGTGGTGCGCACCGTCGGCCCCGCCGTGACGCTGTTTCGCCCGGGCGACGAGGTATTCTACGCGGGTGCCCTGAACCGCCCCGGCAGCAACGCTGAGTTCCAGGCGGTGGACGAGCGGCTGGTCGGCCGCAAGCCCGCCAACCTGTCCTTCGCGGAGGCGGCCGCCATGCCGCTGACCAGCCTGACGGCCTGGGAGCTGCTGTTCGACCGCCTGAAGGTGTCGCGGCAAAGCACCGGCACGCTGCTGGTGATCAACGGCGCCGGCGGCGTCGGCTCCGTGCTGATCCAGATGGCGCGGCAGCTTACCGGGTTGACCGTGGTGGCCACCGCGTCGCGCCCGGAAAGCATCGACTGGTGCAAGCGCATGGGCGCGCATCACGTGATCGATCACCACCGCCCGCTGGACGAGGCGCTGAAGGACGCGGGCATCGAGCAGGCGGAATACGTGGCCAGCCTGACCGGTTCCGACGAGCACCTGCCGGCCATCGCCAAGCTGATCGCGCCGCAGGGCCACCTGGCCCTGATCGACGACCCCAAGGTCTTCGACATCGTGCCGCTGAAGACCAAGAGCATCACGGTCAGCTGGGAGCTGATGTTCACCCGCTCGCTGTTCCAGACGCCGGACATGGCGGCGCAGCACCAGGCTTTGAACGAGGTGGCATCGCTGCTGGAAGCCGGCACGTTGAAGACGACGCTGCAGCAGCACTACGGCACCATCAGCGCCGCCAACCTCCGCCGGGCGCACGAGTTGCTGCGCAGCGGCCGCAGCATCGGCAAGGTGGTGCTGGAAGGCTTCGCCGCCTGA
- the fdhD gene encoding formate dehydrogenase accessory sulfurtransferase FdhD yields MNIGARAAPRRAWRAGGWVEGDRALPEEVAVAFTYDGVSHAVMMATPDDLRDFGIGFSLTEGILEDASEVESLEVVSLPTGIDLRFWLRADRGDALAARRRRMAGPVGCGMCGLETLSQAQRAVPRVGQGARFTPQEVAAALEALPPAQQLHAETRAVHAAAFWHPALGLAALREDVGRHNAMDKLAGALAARALRPADGMVLMTSRISVELVQKAAMMGVAVLAGVSAPTVLALQVAETAGITVVGIARRDGFEVFTHPWRIEEA; encoded by the coding sequence GTGAACATCGGCGCCCGCGCCGCCCCGCGCCGCGCCTGGCGCGCCGGCGGTTGGGTGGAGGGCGACCGCGCCCTGCCGGAGGAGGTCGCCGTCGCCTTCACCTATGACGGCGTGTCCCACGCGGTGATGATGGCGACGCCGGACGACCTGCGGGACTTCGGCATCGGCTTCAGCCTGACCGAGGGGATCCTTGAGGATGCCTCGGAGGTCGAGAGCCTGGAGGTGGTTTCGCTGCCCACCGGCATCGACCTGCGCTTCTGGTTGCGGGCGGACCGGGGCGATGCGCTGGCGGCCCGCCGCCGCCGCATGGCGGGGCCGGTGGGTTGCGGCATGTGCGGGCTGGAAACTCTGTCCCAGGCACAGCGCGCCGTGCCGCGGGTGGGGCAGGGCGCGCGCTTCACACCGCAGGAGGTGGCGGCGGCGCTGGAAGCCCTGCCGCCGGCGCAGCAGCTACACGCCGAAACGCGCGCCGTGCACGCGGCCGCCTTTTGGCACCCCGCGCTGGGGCTGGCGGCGCTGCGCGAGGATGTGGGCCGCCACAACGCCATGGACAAATTGGCGGGCGCGCTGGCAGCCCGGGCGCTGCGGCCGGCTGATGGCATGGTGCTGATGACCAGCCGCATCTCGGTGGAGCTGGTGCAGAAGGCGGCGATGATGGGCGTGGCGGTGCTGGCGGGCGTGTCCGCACCCACCGTCCTGGCCCTGCAGGTGGCGGAAACGGCCGGCATCACCGTGGTCGGCATCGCCCGGCGGGACGGGTTCGAGGTCTTCACCCACCCCTGGCGCATCGAGGAAGCCTGA
- a CDS encoding FdhF/YdeP family oxidoreductase, which produces MSDDPSIEPYVGPAGGWGSLKSVEGILARENRLAAGNALLLKQNKHDGFSCVSCAWEKPAQPAVFEYCENGAKATAWEITSKRVPPEFFAGHTLAELRGWTDHALEAEGRLTHPMRWDKASDTYRPVAWEDAYREIGAELRKLDPESVIFYASGRAALETSYMWQLFARLYGNNNLPDSSNMCHESTSVALPESIGIPVGTVTLEDFEQTDAIFFFGQNVGTNSPRMLHPLQEASKRGVPIVTFNPLRERGLERFTNPQSPVEMLTGKETRISSEYHQLRAGGDIAAVLGLCKALVMADDAGAKVLDHAFIQQHTHGFADFQDYARKSDWAEIERESGLTRAALESAARVYAAADGVVLVYGMGITQHRRGVEAVQMLVNLLLLRGNIGKAGAGICPVRGHSNVQGQRTVGITEKPELAPLDKLDQQYGFKSPRKLGRNTVETCEGIIDGSVRGFLGLGGNFIRAVPETEAMEEAWPRLRLSVQIATKLNRNHLIPGEVTFLLPCLGRTEIDEQRNGPQLVSIEDSNGQIHPSRGVAKPAGPHLRSEPAIIAELAKATLPDSGKVPWDDWVADYARIRDAVAESLPESFHDYNARLRKPGGFPRARAARERIWKTKTGKANFIVPAGLVADPDAPALGPDVLRLMTIRSNDQFNTTIYGYDDRFRGVNGTRRVLFIGRNDMVRLGLSDGQTVRLTTAVQDGRTRSVGSMRVVAYDVPDGCCAAYYPECNPLIPLWHHAERAKVPAAKSVPVRITPDAGAA; this is translated from the coding sequence ATGTCCGACGACCCGTCTATCGAGCCCTATGTTGGTCCGGCCGGAGGTTGGGGCTCCCTGAAGTCTGTGGAAGGGATTCTCGCGCGGGAAAACCGCCTCGCCGCCGGCAATGCGCTGCTGTTGAAGCAGAACAAGCATGACGGCTTTTCCTGCGTCAGCTGCGCCTGGGAAAAGCCGGCGCAGCCCGCGGTCTTCGAATATTGCGAGAACGGCGCCAAGGCCACGGCCTGGGAGATCACCTCCAAGCGCGTGCCACCCGAATTCTTCGCCGGGCACACGCTGGCCGAGCTGCGCGGCTGGACCGACCATGCGCTGGAAGCGGAAGGGCGGCTGACTCACCCCATGCGGTGGGACAAGGCCAGCGACACCTATCGCCCCGTCGCCTGGGAGGATGCCTACAGGGAGATCGGCGCCGAACTGCGGAAGCTCGACCCGGAGTCGGTGATCTTCTACGCCTCGGGCCGCGCGGCGCTTGAGACGTCTTACATGTGGCAGCTCTTCGCGCGGTTGTACGGCAACAACAACCTGCCCGACTCTTCGAACATGTGCCACGAGAGCACCTCGGTCGCGCTGCCGGAAAGCATCGGCATTCCGGTCGGCACGGTGACGCTGGAGGATTTCGAGCAGACCGACGCGATCTTCTTTTTCGGCCAGAACGTCGGCACCAACAGCCCGCGCATGCTGCACCCCTTGCAGGAGGCCTCCAAGCGCGGCGTGCCGATCGTCACCTTCAATCCGCTGCGCGAACGGGGCCTGGAGCGCTTCACCAACCCGCAGTCGCCGGTGGAGATGCTAACGGGCAAGGAAACGCGGATCTCGTCCGAATACCACCAGCTCCGGGCGGGTGGTGACATCGCGGCGGTGCTCGGCCTGTGCAAGGCCCTGGTGATGGCGGATGATGCCGGCGCCAAGGTGCTGGACCATGCCTTCATCCAGCAACACACGCATGGATTCGCGGACTTCCAGGACTACGCCCGCAAAAGCGACTGGGCCGAGATCGAGCGTGAGTCCGGGCTGACCCGTGCCGCGCTGGAAAGCGCCGCGCGGGTCTACGCCGCGGCCGATGGCGTGGTGCTGGTTTATGGCATGGGCATCACGCAGCACCGGCGCGGCGTGGAGGCCGTGCAGATGCTGGTCAATCTGCTTCTGCTGCGCGGCAACATCGGCAAGGCCGGCGCGGGCATCTGCCCGGTGCGCGGCCATTCCAACGTGCAGGGCCAGCGCACCGTCGGCATCACGGAAAAGCCCGAGCTGGCGCCGCTGGACAAGCTGGACCAGCAATACGGCTTCAAGTCGCCGCGCAAGCTGGGCCGCAACACGGTCGAAACCTGCGAAGGCATCATCGACGGCAGCGTGCGCGGCTTTCTGGGCCTGGGCGGCAACTTCATCCGCGCCGTGCCGGAAACCGAGGCGATGGAAGAAGCCTGGCCCCGGCTGCGGCTTTCCGTGCAGATCGCCACCAAGCTGAACCGCAATCACCTGATCCCGGGCGAAGTCACCTTTCTGCTGCCCTGCCTCGGGCGCACGGAAATCGACGAGCAGCGCAACGGGCCGCAGCTGGTCTCGATCGAGGACTCCAACGGCCAGATCCATCCGTCGCGCGGCGTGGCCAAGCCGGCCGGGCCGCACCTCCGCTCTGAACCGGCGATCATCGCTGAGCTGGCCAAGGCCACCCTGCCGGACAGCGGCAAGGTGCCGTGGGACGACTGGGTGGCCGACTACGCGCGCATCCGCGACGCGGTGGCCGAATCCCTGCCGGAAAGCTTTCACGACTACAACGCGCGGCTGCGCAAGCCCGGCGGCTTCCCGCGTGCCCGCGCGGCACGCGAGCGGATCTGGAAGACCAAGACCGGCAAGGCCAACTTCATTGTCCCGGCCGGGCTGGTGGCGGACCCGGATGCACCGGCCCTGGGGCCGGACGTGCTGCGGTTGATGACCATCCGCTCCAACGACCAGTTCAATACCACTATCTATGGCTATGACGACCGCTTCCGCGGGGTCAACGGCACGCGGCGGGTGCTGTTCATCGGCCGCAACGACATGGTGCGGCTGGGCCTTTCGGACGGCCAGACGGTGCGACTGACCACGGCGGTGCAGGACGGGCGGACACGCAGCGTCGGCAGCATGCGCGTGGTGGCCTACGACGTTCCCGACGGCTGTTGCGCCGCCTACTACCCGGAATGCAACCCGCTGATCCCGCTGTGGCACCATGCCGAGCGCGCCAAGGTGCCGGCCGCTAAGTCGGTGCCCGTGCGCATCACGCCTGACGCGGGTGCCGCGTGA
- a CDS encoding cupin domain-containing protein, giving the protein MPHDGHDHGSLEVPPDGWKHSGVRVIPGDKLDTNTAQTPGMNRAAAINLARVGAQKIWAGTVHIHANAKTGAHHHGPLESVIYVVKGRARLRWGEALEYVAEAGPGDFIYVPPFVPHQEINALEDETLECVLVRSDNEAVVVNLEIEPAEQPENVPWIDPIHKG; this is encoded by the coding sequence ATGCCGCATGACGGCCACGACCATGGCTCGCTGGAGGTGCCGCCGGATGGCTGGAAGCATTCCGGCGTCCGCGTCATCCCCGGCGACAAGCTGGACACGAACACCGCGCAGACGCCCGGCATGAACCGGGCCGCCGCCATCAATCTGGCGCGCGTCGGCGCGCAGAAGATCTGGGCCGGCACCGTGCACATCCATGCCAACGCCAAGACCGGCGCGCATCACCATGGGCCGCTGGAAAGCGTGATCTACGTGGTGAAGGGGCGCGCGCGGCTGCGCTGGGGCGAGGCGCTGGAATACGTGGCCGAGGCCGGGCCGGGCGACTTCATCTACGTGCCGCCCTTCGTGCCGCACCAGGAGATCAACGCCCTGGAAGACGAGACGCTGGAATGCGTGCTGGTCCGCAGCGACAACGAGGCGGTGGTGGTGAACCTGGAGATCGAACCGGCGGAGCAGCCGGAGAACGTGCCCTGGATCGACCCGATCCATAAGGGCTAA